Proteins from one Mucilaginibacter jinjuensis genomic window:
- a CDS encoding DUF1223 domain-containing protein: protein MKKIIILLFLLCETAGASSREQKAIKNAISNDNGFVVCELFTSEGCSSCPSAEALLKKLDQEYAGTNVYLLEFHVDYWDKLGWKDKYSSPAFSKRQYAYNTALKVQAYTPQMVINGKQEMIGSEADKIHTAINQATKNSKRKTNIEYTVSAKNGEAELTYKAISFDKKDVINVALVQKEEVSEIKAGENKGRTLQHIDIVRQFVTAPISNSSGKINMEIPADLRNKALKLIVYTQNAKNLNITSATALNIGETM from the coding sequence ATGAAAAAGATAATCATCCTTCTGTTTTTGCTGTGCGAAACAGCAGGCGCAAGCTCCCGGGAACAGAAAGCTATTAAGAACGCCATTAGCAATGACAACGGCTTTGTTGTGTGCGAACTCTTTACTTCAGAGGGATGCTCAAGCTGTCCATCAGCAGAGGCGCTGCTCAAGAAGCTTGATCAGGAATATGCGGGCACCAATGTTTACCTGCTCGAATTTCATGTAGACTACTGGGATAAGTTAGGGTGGAAAGATAAATACAGCAGCCCGGCGTTCAGTAAAAGGCAGTATGCCTATAATACAGCTTTAAAGGTACAAGCCTATACCCCGCAAATGGTTATCAATGGTAAACAGGAGATGATTGGGTCTGAAGCTGATAAAATACATACAGCTATAAACCAAGCCACTAAGAACAGCAAAAGAAAAACCAACATCGAATACACCGTATCCGCCAAAAACGGTGAAGCCGAATTGACATACAAAGCCATTTCTTTCGACAAAAAAGATGTAATTAATGTGGCCCTTGTGCAGAAAGAAGAAGTGAGCGAGATAAAGGCGGGCGAAAACAAGGGCCGCACTTTACAACATATAGATATTGTACGGCAGTTTGTTACTGCGCCTATCAGCAACTCATCGGGCAAAATTAATATGGAGATACCTGCCGATTTAAGGAACAAGGCCCTGAAACTGATTGTTTACACCCAGAATGCTAAAAATCTAAATATCACCTCGGCCACCGCATTAAACATTGGCGAAACCATGTAA
- a CDS encoding efflux RND transporter permease subunit — translation MIANTFIKRPVTAIVISVVLMISGLICLFNLAVDQYPNISPPSVSVNGSYTGADAETVEQTVAIPIEEQVNGTPGMEYMQSTNTNSGGVGIRVTFKIGTNVQVAALNVQNRVGIASPLLPSVVSKLGLTVRASNPDQLMLIAIYSPKKSHNITFLDNYTNTFIKDAILRVPGVGDVSARTDVFSMRIWMNPDKMASYGLTPGDVSAALNGQNVYVAAGSVGAPPQQNSQTYETGILVNGMLSKVSDYEKIIVRTIPATGQLVYLKDVARVELGKFTFSSNAFVDGNRCSTIQVYQSPGSNALQTAENVYAELKKLKTAFPADVDYSVPYESVTIIKVSMDEVIGTLLKALGLVAIVVFLFLQNWRSTLIPIFAIPVSILATFCFFIPLGFTINTLTMFGFVLAIGIVVDDAIIVVEAVQHYIDEQHMSPKEATYHAMKEISAPVVAIALILASVFVPVGFIPGIVGRLYQQFAITIAISVVVSAFIALSLTPALCTLLLRPSHHETSKNWFDKFFFHFNRIFDKITFRYTNGVRRSIKGARYIVLLLLLICIGTWLLFRLKPSGFVPSEDGGRLYITYQLPEASSTTQSVNVMTKMMKIVTKTPGILHYTAISGFNILNGGANSNNGSMFCMLTPWDQRTTPATQIEGITKALKVRFAKAGIKNANIVVIQPPPIRGIGLAAGFSMQIEQGNSSDDIHAFEKVVQNFVAEAHKVPAISTSFSYFSAHTPSYQLTVDRDKCEKMGVNISDVFSTMQSYMGSSFVNNFTLYNRTYHTVIQADTTYRAVIGDMNKYYVRNSVGNMVPLSTLISYKAISTAPLISHFNIFRSAEVDGAIPPGYSSGQSLEELRKLAARVLPRGYTIEFSGLSYEEIKAGSTTVYIFMFSILFVFLFLAALYESWSVPFSVMLAVPISAFGAILALTCVPTLTNNVYAQIGLITLIGLSAKNAILIVEFAKLRVDRGEELIKSTLEAVKLRLRPIIMTSLAFILGVLPLALATGAGAASRNTIGVTVLGGMIASSTISIFIVPVLFVLFTKFSYGKKQLDWLQAHHEELLEKAKKVEEQNIDAELEYEIEQSHRENKADREKHGRLNRSGFNTP, via the coding sequence ATGATAGCGAATACTTTTATCAAAAGACCGGTAACTGCGATCGTTATATCTGTTGTATTAATGATCTCGGGATTAATCTGTCTTTTCAACCTTGCGGTCGATCAATATCCTAATATATCCCCACCGAGTGTTTCCGTAAACGGATCGTACACCGGTGCCGATGCCGAAACGGTTGAGCAAACCGTTGCCATACCCATTGAGGAACAGGTAAATGGTACGCCCGGCATGGAGTACATGCAAAGTACCAACACCAACAGCGGTGGTGTGGGGATCCGTGTTACCTTTAAAATAGGTACTAACGTACAAGTGGCTGCGCTTAATGTGCAAAACCGGGTGGGTATTGCCTCGCCGTTATTACCGTCGGTGGTAAGTAAGCTGGGTTTAACGGTGCGTGCCAGTAACCCCGATCAGTTAATGCTGATTGCTATTTACTCGCCGAAAAAATCGCACAACATTACTTTCCTCGATAACTACACCAATACGTTTATTAAGGATGCCATACTACGTGTACCCGGCGTGGGCGACGTAAGTGCCCGTACCGACGTTTTCAGTATGCGGATCTGGATGAATCCGGATAAAATGGCCTCGTATGGTTTAACGCCGGGCGATGTTAGTGCCGCACTGAACGGCCAAAACGTATACGTGGCAGCCGGATCTGTTGGTGCACCGCCGCAGCAAAACTCGCAGACCTACGAAACCGGGATCCTGGTAAACGGGATGCTGAGCAAGGTATCAGACTACGAGAAAATTATAGTGCGTACTATACCTGCTACGGGCCAGTTAGTTTATCTGAAAGATGTAGCGCGGGTTGAGCTGGGCAAGTTTACCTTCTCCAGCAACGCGTTTGTTGATGGTAACCGTTGTTCAACCATACAGGTTTATCAATCGCCGGGCAGTAATGCCTTGCAAACAGCCGAAAACGTATACGCAGAGTTAAAGAAATTAAAAACGGCTTTCCCAGCTGATGTTGATTACTCTGTGCCTTACGAGTCTGTAACCATCATCAAGGTTTCAATGGATGAGGTAATTGGGACGCTGTTAAAAGCATTAGGGCTGGTTGCCATTGTGGTATTCCTGTTCCTGCAAAACTGGCGATCAACCCTGATCCCGATCTTTGCCATCCCGGTATCTATCCTGGCAACATTCTGCTTCTTTATACCACTTGGATTTACCATCAATACCTTAACCATGTTCGGTTTCGTACTGGCCATTGGTATTGTGGTGGATGATGCTATTATTGTGGTAGAGGCCGTGCAACATTATATCGATGAGCAGCACATGTCGCCCAAGGAGGCTACCTACCATGCCATGAAAGAGATTTCGGCGCCGGTAGTGGCTATTGCGTTGATCCTGGCATCTGTGTTTGTGCCGGTAGGCTTTATACCGGGTATTGTGGGCAGGTTGTACCAGCAGTTTGCAATTACCATTGCTATATCGGTTGTGGTATCGGCATTTATTGCGCTGTCATTAACCCCGGCCTTGTGTACCTTATTATTAAGGCCGAGCCATCATGAAACATCCAAAAACTGGTTCGATAAGTTCTTTTTCCATTTCAACAGGATCTTTGATAAAATAACCTTCAGGTATACCAACGGCGTTCGCCGGAGCATTAAGGGGGCACGTTATATTGTACTGTTGTTATTATTGATTTGTATTGGTACCTGGCTTTTATTCAGGCTTAAACCATCGGGCTTTGTGCCGTCTGAAGATGGCGGGCGTTTATATATTACGTATCAGTTACCAGAGGCATCATCAACTACACAATCGGTTAACGTGATGACCAAGATGATGAAGATTGTAACCAAGACACCGGGCATATTACATTATACGGCGATATCTGGTTTCAACATTCTGAACGGTGGTGCTAACTCTAACAACGGCTCCATGTTCTGTATGCTTACCCCATGGGATCAGCGTACCACACCGGCCACCCAGATTGAGGGTATTACCAAGGCGCTCAAAGTCCGCTTTGCTAAAGCCGGTATCAAGAATGCCAACATTGTGGTTATCCAACCGCCGCCTATCAGGGGTATTGGTTTGGCCGCAGGTTTCAGTATGCAGATTGAGCAGGGTAACTCGAGCGATGATATCCACGCCTTTGAAAAGGTAGTACAAAACTTTGTGGCCGAAGCGCATAAAGTACCTGCTATTTCAACTTCATTCAGTTATTTTTCGGCTCATACCCCAAGTTATCAATTGACGGTTGACCGTGACAAATGCGAAAAGATGGGGGTAAATATATCTGATGTATTTAGTACCATGCAATCGTACATGGGTAGCTCGTTTGTAAATAACTTTACGCTTTATAACCGTACCTACCACACCGTTATCCAGGCTGATACTACTTATCGCGCAGTTATTGGCGATATGAACAAGTATTATGTACGTAACTCGGTTGGTAATATGGTGCCGTTAAGTACGTTGATCAGTTACAAGGCAATTTCTACCGCACCGCTCATCTCGCACTTCAACATTTTCCGTTCGGCCGAAGTTGATGGCGCTATCCCGCCGGGCTATAGCAGCGGGCAAAGTTTGGAAGAATTAAGAAAACTGGCCGCACGTGTTTTACCGCGAGGCTATACCATCGAGTTTTCGGGACTTAGTTACGAAGAAATCAAGGCAGGTTCTACAACAGTATACATCTTTATGTTCAGTATCCTGTTTGTGTTCCTGTTCCTGGCTGCACTGTACGAGAGCTGGTCTGTACCATTCTCTGTAATGCTGGCGGTACCTATCAGTGCCTTCGGTGCTATCCTTGCGTTGACCTGCGTGCCTACATTAACTAACAACGTGTATGCACAGATTGGTTTGATTACTTTGATCGGTCTCTCAGCCAAAAACGCCATCCTGATTGTGGAATTTGCCAAATTACGTGTAGACAGGGGAGAAGAGCTTATCAAATCGACCCTCGAGGCTGTGAAGCTGCGTTTGCGACCGATTATCATGACATCACTTGCCTTCATATTAGGTGTATTGCCATTGGCCCTGGCTACAGGTGCGGGTGCTGCATCGCGTAATACTATTGGTGTTACCGTGTTGGGTGGGATGATTGCATCATCAACCATATCGATATTTATTGTGCCTGTGCTGTTTGTGTTGTTCACCAAGTTCTCGTATGGTAAAAAGCAGCTGGATTGGCTACAGGCACACCATGAAGAATTGCTGGAGAAAGCCAAGAAGGTAGAAGAGCAAAATATTGATGCCGAGCTGGAATATGAGATAGAGCAATCGCATCGCGAAAATAAAGCCGACCGGGAAAAGCACGGTAGGCTTAACAGAAGTGGATTTAATACCCCTTAA
- a CDS encoding winged helix-turn-helix transcriptional regulator: MATILKNNVTNNHLRVLENTTEVNDVLRTISTRWKMMILYDISQGVNQVNKIKAAFPTASDHMLTQRLRELEAEKFIEKQVVGDVVPVQVSYSLTTKSRALLQIIKQLQQWGLHWKD; this comes from the coding sequence ATGGCTACCATTTTAAAGAACAATGTAACCAATAACCATCTGAGGGTACTGGAAAATACCACCGAAGTAAACGATGTGCTGCGTACCATAAGCACCCGCTGGAAAATGATGATCCTCTATGATATTTCGCAGGGGGTAAACCAGGTTAATAAAATAAAGGCCGCATTCCCAACGGCATCAGATCACATGCTTACCCAGCGCCTGCGTGAGCTGGAGGCCGAAAAATTTATTGAAAAACAAGTAGTGGGCGATGTTGTACCTGTACAGGTTAGTTATTCTTTAACTACTAAAAGCCGTGCTTTACTGCAAATTATCAAACAATTACAACAATGGGGATTGCATTGGAAAGACTGA
- a CDS encoding LytR/AlgR family response regulator transcription factor: MQQYNCIIIEDEPLAAEILQDYIADIPFLTLKKTYGDALSALDDLRSNDVDLIFLDINLPKLKGLEFIQTLKNPPHIIITTAYHEYALQGYDLNIVDYLLKPIEFSRFLRAINKLKMLTSAKAAVSPVFIPSDTNYMFVNTGKKKVKIYFNDILYIESLKEYVRIFTPDKTVTTKFQLGQIEEQLPKADFLRIHRSFLVAKEKIDAFTSTTMEIGAKQLPIGRSYKELVMNILDRTVR, translated from the coding sequence ATGCAACAATATAATTGTATCATTATTGAGGATGAACCCCTTGCAGCCGAAATACTGCAGGACTATATTGCTGATATCCCATTCCTGACACTCAAAAAAACGTATGGCGATGCCCTGAGTGCATTAGACGACCTGAGGTCGAACGATGTGGATCTGATCTTCCTCGATATTAACCTGCCCAAACTAAAAGGACTGGAGTTTATCCAAACGCTAAAAAATCCGCCGCATATTATTATCACTACCGCTTATCATGAGTATGCCTTGCAGGGCTACGATCTTAATATTGTAGATTATCTGCTTAAACCCATCGAATTTAGTCGTTTTCTGCGGGCCATTAATAAATTGAAGATGTTAACCTCGGCAAAGGCTGCGGTTTCTCCGGTTTTTATCCCGAGTGATACCAATTACATGTTTGTAAACACCGGGAAAAAGAAGGTGAAGATCTACTTCAATGATATTCTGTATATCGAAAGCCTGAAAGAATACGTGCGCATTTTTACACCCGATAAAACGGTAACCACCAAATTCCAGCTGGGCCAAATAGAAGAACAGCTCCCCAAAGCTGATTTTCTGCGTATTCATCGTTCGTTCCTGGTGGCCAAAGAGAAGATTGATGCCTTTACCAGTACCACAATGGAGATAGGGGCTAAGCAATTACCCATTGGCCGTAGTTACAAGGAATTGGTCATGAATATCCTTGATCGTACTGTGAGGTAG
- a CDS encoding efflux RND transporter permease subunit has product MIANTFIKRPVTAIVISIVLVITGTVSILLLPIDQYPDITPPVVQVNGQFTGADAQTVEQTVATPIEEQVNGTPGMEYMQSNSTNNGLMQMNVTFKIGTDIDVAALDVQNRVSIATPLLPAVVSRLGLTVRAVNPSMLMMVAIYSPKSTHNNTFLDNYTNIFVQDALLRVPGVGSINRFTDDFSMRIWMNPDKMASYSLTPTDVINALNAQNVQVAAGTAGVPPQSSSQTYELGILVNGRLSKVPEFENIIVKTNPTTGALIYLKDVARVELGKFTFSSNSFVDGHRASYLQIYQAPGSNALETANGIYAELAKLKQSFPSDVEYSVPFESVTVVKVSMQDVVGTLLKTLGLVAVVVFLFLQNWRSTLIPVLAIPVSIFGTFCFFIPLGFTINTLTMFGFVLAIGIVVDDAIIVVEAVQHYIDHDKMSPKEATYQAMKDISAPVIAIALILAAVFVPVGFIPGIVGRLYQQFAITIAISVMISAFIALSLTPALCTLLLKPTPEGKKMNALNRFFAKFNDWFDRVTAKYTNGVKWSIKSSRLIIILLVAICAGAYFMFQAKPSGFIPSEDDGNLYVTYQLPPASSTAQSVDVMQRLMKVIASTPGVAHYAALSGLNVVTNASNSNNGTIYCQLKPWDDRGKSSEQVPGIVGVLQKRINDAGIKNANVQVIQPSPLPGVGQTVGFSMQIEQRNTNDNLQDFEKVIDKFLAAANKNPAISKAFSYYQAHTPNYNLTVDREKCEKLGVNIADVFTTIQAYMGSLYINDFTTYNRTFHVVVQADTLFRTKIEDMDKYYVRNSAGNMVPLGTLISYKPIAAPPLVSHFNIFRTAEIDGTSAEGYSSTDALKALQELATKTLPEGYTFEFSGLSYEEQKAGSTTIYIFMFSITFVFLFLAALYESWSVPFSVLLAVPIGAFGAILALLFVPTLTNNVYAQIGLITLIGLAAKNAILIVEFAKVRVDMGEELIKSTLEAVSLRLRPIIMTSLAFILGVLPLVLATGAGAVARQTIGYTVLGGMFAASTIAIFIVPVLYVVITRFSYGKERLEALQANREELIAKAKKVEAQNIDPELEYEIQKSRELSKQG; this is encoded by the coding sequence ATGATTGCTAATACCTTTATAAAAAGACCGGTAACGGCTATAGTAATATCCATTGTACTGGTAATTACCGGTACGGTGAGTATTTTACTGCTGCCGATTGACCAGTACCCTGATATTACCCCGCCTGTTGTACAGGTAAACGGCCAGTTTACTGGTGCCGATGCCCAAACTGTTGAGCAAACCGTTGCCACGCCTATTGAAGAGCAGGTAAACGGTACGCCGGGCATGGAATACATGCAGAGCAACAGCACCAACAACGGCCTGATGCAAATGAACGTAACGTTTAAGATAGGGACGGATATTGATGTGGCTGCGCTGGATGTACAAAATAGGGTGAGTATTGCCACACCTTTACTGCCTGCCGTGGTAAGCCGTTTAGGTTTAACGGTACGTGCCGTAAACCCAAGTATGCTGATGATGGTTGCTATCTATTCACCAAAGAGTACGCACAACAACACCTTCCTGGATAACTACACCAATATATTTGTGCAGGATGCCTTGCTGCGTGTGCCGGGTGTAGGCAGCATTAACCGTTTTACGGACGACTTTAGTATGCGTATCTGGATGAACCCGGATAAGATGGCATCCTACAGCTTAACGCCAACGGATGTTATTAATGCGCTGAATGCCCAAAATGTGCAGGTTGCTGCCGGTACTGCCGGTGTGCCGCCCCAATCATCAAGCCAGACTTATGAGCTGGGTATTTTGGTTAACGGCCGTTTAAGCAAGGTGCCCGAGTTTGAAAATATCATTGTTAAAACTAACCCAACCACAGGTGCTTTAATTTACCTGAAAGATGTTGCAAGGGTAGAGCTGGGTAAGTTTACCTTCTCGAGCAACTCTTTTGTGGATGGCCACCGCGCTTCATACCTGCAAATTTACCAGGCACCGGGAAGCAACGCTTTGGAAACTGCCAACGGTATTTATGCTGAATTGGCTAAGTTAAAGCAATCATTCCCTTCGGATGTTGAATACTCTGTTCCGTTTGAATCGGTTACCGTGGTAAAAGTTTCGATGCAGGATGTGGTGGGCACGCTGTTAAAAACATTGGGACTGGTTGCCGTTGTGGTATTCCTGTTCCTGCAAAACTGGCGCTCAACCTTGATCCCTGTATTGGCTATCCCGGTATCCATATTCGGTACGTTCTGTTTCTTTATCCCGCTGGGTTTTACCATCAATACCCTAACCATGTTCGGTTTCGTATTGGCTATCGGTATTGTGGTGGATGATGCCATTATCGTCGTCGAGGCCGTGCAGCATTATATCGATCATGATAAAATGTCGCCCAAGGAAGCAACCTACCAGGCCATGAAAGATATTTCGGCACCGGTTATTGCCATCGCCTTAATTCTGGCGGCGGTGTTCGTACCGGTAGGCTTTATCCCGGGTATCGTAGGTAGGTTATATCAACAGTTTGCTATCACCATCGCAATTTCGGTAATGATCTCGGCCTTTATCGCCTTATCATTAACACCGGCTTTGTGTACGCTGTTACTGAAACCTACACCTGAAGGTAAAAAGATGAACGCCTTGAACAGGTTCTTCGCCAAATTTAACGACTGGTTTGACAGGGTTACGGCCAAGTACACCAATGGTGTTAAATGGAGTATTAAGTCATCGCGATTGATCATTATATTACTGGTGGCTATTTGTGCCGGGGCTTACTTTATGTTCCAGGCTAAACCATCGGGCTTTATCCCTTCTGAGGATGATGGAAACTTATACGTTACTTACCAGTTGCCTCCGGCATCGTCAACCGCACAATCTGTTGATGTAATGCAGCGCTTAATGAAGGTGATAGCATCTACACCGGGTGTGGCGCACTATGCAGCCTTGTCAGGATTGAACGTGGTGACTAACGCAAGTAACTCTAACAACGGTACTATTTATTGCCAGCTGAAACCATGGGACGATCGTGGTAAATCGAGCGAACAGGTACCGGGCATTGTTGGCGTATTGCAAAAACGCATTAACGACGCAGGTATTAAAAATGCCAACGTTCAGGTAATCCAGCCTTCGCCTTTACCGGGTGTGGGGCAAACCGTTGGTTTCAGTATGCAGATTGAGCAGCGTAACACCAACGATAACCTGCAGGATTTTGAAAAGGTGATCGACAAGTTTTTAGCCGCTGCCAATAAAAATCCGGCTATATCTAAAGCCTTCAGTTATTACCAGGCACACACACCAAACTATAACCTGACTGTTGATCGTGAGAAATGCGAAAAACTCGGCGTAAACATTGCCGACGTATTTACCACCATACAGGCTTATATGGGTAGTTTGTATATTAATGATTTTACTACTTACAACCGTACCTTCCACGTAGTGGTGCAGGCTGATACCCTGTTCCGTACTAAAATAGAGGATATGGATAAGTATTATGTGCGCAACTCTGCGGGCAACATGGTACCATTGGGTACGCTGATCAGCTATAAGCCGATTGCTGCGCCGCCGCTGGTATCGCACTTCAACATTTTCCGTACTGCGGAGATTGATGGTACATCTGCCGAAGGCTATAGCAGTACTGATGCTTTGAAGGCTTTGCAAGAACTAGCCACCAAAACATTGCCTGAAGGATACACCTTCGAGTTTTCTGGTCTAAGTTATGAAGAGCAAAAAGCGGGTTCAACCACCATCTATATCTTCATGTTCTCTATCACCTTTGTGTTCCTGTTCCTGGCGGCATTGTACGAGAGCTGGTCGGTACCATTCTCGGTATTACTGGCCGTGCCAATCGGGGCATTCGGTGCTATCCTGGCCTTACTCTTTGTGCCTACGCTCACCAACAACGTTTACGCGCAGATCGGTTTGATAACGCTCATCGGTTTGGCGGCAAAGAACGCGATCTTGATTGTGGAGTTTGCCAAGGTGCGGGTTGATATGGGCGAAGAGCTGATCAAATCAACACTCGAGGCAGTAAGCCTGCGTTTGCGGCCAATTATCATGACCTCGCTGGCCTTTATCCTCGGTGTGCTACCGCTGGTACTGGCAACGGGTGCAGGTGCGGTGGCAAGGCAAACTATTGGTTATACGGTATTGGGCGGTATGTTTGCCGCATCAACCATAGCCATCTTCATAGTGCCGGTATTGTATGTGGTGATCACGCGTTTCTCTTACGGAAAAGAAAGACTGGAAGCATTACAGGCCAACCGCGAAGAATTAATAGCCAAAGCCAAAAAGGTAGAGGCACAAAATATCGATCCTGAACTGGAGTACGAAATACAAAAATCACGTGAATTAAGTAAACAGGGTTAA
- a CDS encoding MarR family winged helix-turn-helix transcriptional regulator — MKQVQLISRSLRQINNLYKKMLTKELSAFELDHHFEALLMLAIQERPITQNQLAELLQVDKSRVVSIISYLEQRKLIYIERNPADRREHYIHLSPDAVSSIPHIERSVEKINEVAEFGIEHEKLVTFFEVSEMIQQNLLKQAI; from the coding sequence ATGAAACAAGTTCAATTAATTTCACGAAGCTTAAGGCAGATCAACAATCTTTATAAAAAGATGCTGACCAAAGAATTATCTGCCTTTGAACTCGACCATCATTTCGAGGCCTTGCTGATGCTTGCCATACAGGAACGGCCGATAACCCAAAACCAGTTGGCGGAGCTATTACAGGTTGATAAATCGCGTGTGGTAAGTATTATATCTTACCTGGAGCAAAGAAAGCTGATTTACATTGAGCGTAACCCTGCCGACAGGCGCGAACATTACATTCATTTATCGCCCGATGCGGTATCATCAATCCCGCACATTGAACGCAGCGTGGAGAAAATAAACGAAGTAGCGGAGTTTGGCATTGAGCATGAAAAGCTCGTCACTTTCTTCGAAGTATCAGAAATGATCCAGCAAAACTTACTAAAGCAGGCTATTTAG
- a CDS encoding TlpA family protein disulfide reductase, whose product MLNNNLKFPAFDTLELITELEYNMQTYTKLKPAKPGDFINGLSQTKNKLHPYFDENVYNQSGIAFSYTKKPLVLYFYSSQWGASSIAHLKQLNTQLQQIQYHYGNLLVVTDNEDDIKQALWDHSLSLQYYIDSKYELSELLGIYADSSPAWNRYAGVDQNVPLPSVYVLDSLRQVAFAHANEDILTGLPLNYITEAVYQSNKYLSNKRSA is encoded by the coding sequence ATGCTTAATAATAATCTGAAATTCCCGGCATTTGATACGCTTGAACTTATCACCGAGCTTGAATACAACATGCAAACCTATACCAAATTAAAGCCTGCAAAACCCGGCGATTTTATCAATGGCTTAAGCCAAACCAAGAATAAGCTGCACCCGTACTTTGATGAAAACGTTTATAATCAATCGGGCATTGCATTTTCTTATACCAAAAAGCCACTGGTGCTCTATTTTTATTCGAGCCAGTGGGGCGCAAGCAGCATTGCGCATTTAAAACAATTAAATACCCAATTGCAGCAAATTCAATATCATTACGGTAACCTGCTGGTGGTTACAGATAACGAGGATGATATAAAACAAGCCCTGTGGGACCACAGCTTATCGCTTCAGTATTATATCGACTCAAAATATGAACTATCTGAGCTGTTAGGTATTTATGCCGATAGCAGCCCTGCATGGAACCGTTATGCAGGGGTAGATCAAAACGTGCCGTTGCCATCGGTTTATGTTTTAGATAGTTTGCGCCAGGTGGCGTTTGCGCATGCTAACGAGGATATATTAACAGGCTTGCCGCTGAATTATATTACAGAGGCAGTTTATCAGTCGAACAAGTATTTATCTAATAAACGATCGGCATAA
- a CDS encoding sensor histidine kinase → MKSKFYRHLLFWFVCCMQGAWFEYAWIHDMFAANKMWHVWKLAIIFSLAVLPAKMTLSYYVMQYSINDLLRKRESTVKVAVKVILAVIISIFIYRLGRYYIVNPLLYPTTKYVFSDNFGITLWLSALIDIGYVAALAVSLTLLRMQIGHLRTEKHLVKDKLETELKFLKNQINPHFLFNTLNNIYGLARKKSDQTPDVVMKLSKLLRFMLYESGKEWITIAEEIRILEDYVELERIRYNNRLKISFGREIDDKEQRITPLILLPFVENAFKHGLNETTGNTFIEIKLGLKAGRLNFAVYNTQDYKGENEITEKIGLSNVRRQLELMYHDFSLKLDNLSDSFNVNLEVNLNSHATI, encoded by the coding sequence GTGAAGAGTAAGTTTTACAGGCATTTATTGTTTTGGTTTGTCTGCTGTATGCAGGGTGCCTGGTTTGAGTACGCATGGATCCACGACATGTTTGCGGCCAATAAAATGTGGCACGTTTGGAAGTTGGCAATTATATTCAGCCTTGCCGTACTGCCGGCAAAAATGACCCTATCTTATTATGTGATGCAGTATTCGATCAACGATCTGCTTAGAAAGAGGGAGAGTACTGTTAAGGTTGCTGTCAAGGTTATTTTAGCAGTTATTATTTCCATATTTATTTATCGCCTGGGGCGCTATTATATCGTTAACCCGCTGTTGTACCCAACTACAAAGTATGTTTTTTCTGATAATTTTGGCATTACGCTTTGGTTGTCGGCTTTGATTGATATTGGCTACGTGGCTGCACTGGCAGTATCCTTAACATTGCTGAGGATGCAGATCGGTCACCTCAGAACAGAGAAGCATCTGGTGAAGGATAAGCTGGAGACTGAGCTTAAGTTTCTGAAAAATCAGATCAACCCGCACTTTTTGTTCAATACGCTGAATAACATTTATGGCCTCGCCCGTAAAAAATCAGACCAAACGCCTGATGTGGTTATGAAGCTTTCGAAACTGCTTCGCTTTATGCTGTACGAATCGGGCAAGGAGTGGATTACCATTGCCGAAGAAATACGCATACTGGAAGATTATGTTGAACTGGAAAGGATAAGATATAATAACCGCCTCAAAATTTCATTTGGCAGGGAGATTGATGATAAAGAACAGCGCATTACGCCGCTCATTCTGTTGCCGTTTGTAGAAAATGCTTTTAAACATGGCCTTAACGAAACTACAGGCAACACCTTTATAGAAATTAAGCTGGGCCTTAAAGCCGGCCGTTTAAATTTTGCCGTATACAACACGCAGGATTATAAAGGCGAAAACGAAATAACAGAGAAAATAGGGCTCAGCAACGTACGCCGCCAATTAGAATTAATGTACCATGATTTCTCGCTGAAACTGGATAACTTGTCGGATAGTTTTAATGTAAACCTGGAGGTAAACCTAAACAGCCATGCAACAATATAA